ACTGTCCGCAATCAACTCGTTCAGCGCCTCCGCGCGCAACGCGCGGAGGCGCTTCGTCGCGCTTACATCGCGAAGGTAATCGAACAGAACCGTCTCGTGGTGAACGAACTCGCCCTTACAAGAGTGTTCGACAGTTCGACCGAGACGAAAGCCACGCGTTGACCTTCCCCTTGCCCAGGAGGCGCCGGCCGGCATTGCCGGCCGGCGAATGCCCGGAAAATCACAGGAACCGCCATGACCACGGAAACCCACATCCCTGAAACGAAAAACGATCGGGAAACACAGACGAAAATCTCCGGCCTTGCTCCGGCCGACGCCCTCTTCAGCCTCACGATCGAAACGCTGCGGGAGATTCTCCAGTCGATCGGTTACCGCGTCGAGACGCTGACTGACGGCCAGATCACTTTCTTGCGCTCGGCAACGAACGGACTTCCTTTCGACATACGCCCCGGCAACAGCTTTGCAGGAGCGCCCGACCGTTTCGCAGATGTCGCTTTTCTGGTGCTCTTCGCCGTTCAGGGAACGCTTCCGCTGGATCTCGTCAATGACTGGAACCGGTCGCGTCGTTTCGGCCGATTGTTTCTCGACACGCCCGCGCCGGGTCAAACCTTCCTCGTCTTCTGCCAGGACCTTTCCGTTGCCGGCGGTATCACGCCCGTCCACTTGCGATCTCAGATCGAAATCTGGGATGGTCTCGTGCAGCAGTTCGTTCCCTGGCTCCGCGCGGAAGTCGCAAAGATTGCGCCGTCCGTCGACGGTGTTTCTGCCTCCACGCAGCCCCGGAACGAGGCATGACGCGCGTCAGAGAGACAACCTGCATTCTCCTTGCGGCGGCCCTGACCGGAGTGGCGGCGGACACGAAAGTGAAAGCTGCTGCTCCGGCGTCCGTCACTGCCGGTGCGTCGGCACCGCTATCCTGGCGAGACTTCGCCCGCAAGATTCGCGACGACCTGCAAAAACGGCTCGCGGTCTCCGATGAGCAGACACGGCATGCTTACAATGTGCTGGCGGGTACGGAACGAGTCTCACCGATCATTGCAAAGGTGTGGGTGGACCCAAGCGGCAGCGTCGAGCGCATCGAGTTCGACGGCGTGAGCACGGAAGGCGCAACGGCGCTGCGCTCGATACTTCTGCGTGCTTCCGCTGGCGAGGCGCCGCCTTCCGACCTTCTGCAACCTGTCCTCCTAAAGCTCTCCTTGCCCCATAGCCAGTGAGGCCGTTATGCCGCTTCGCTCAGAACACGGCCCGTCGCCGTTAAGGCTTCCATCCCTGTCTGCGGCAGCCGTCATGGCAACTCATGCTTGCGGTGGGGCAATCGCTTCGGCTGCGGCTGAACCGACTGCCACAGAGACAACAAGAGCGACCGCCAACCGTCCGCCGATGAACCTCGGGGCCATTCGACGTACAGTCTCCTACCAGACGCTGCTGACCTTCATCGAGCGCGAGTCGAAATCCGCAGGCCTTCCGCCGGAAGTTACGGAGGCCGTGATGCATACCGAAAGCGGCTTCAACCCCGACGTCGTTGGGCGGGACGGCGAGATCGGCCTCATGCAGGTGCTTCCCTCCACAGCAAGAATGATGGGCTTCGCAGGCACTCTTGCCGAACTGGCCGTTCCGGAGACAAATATTCACTACGGCGTCGCCTATCTCGCTCGGGCCTGGCGTCTTGCCTCGGGCGATCTCTGCACCGCTACGATGAAATATCGAGCGGGTCATGGTGAGACGCGCTTTTCACATCTGTCCGTCGCCTATTGCCTCAGGGTTCGGACACGGCTTCAGGCTCGCGGCCATCCGGTTGCGGGCGCCGTTCCAATCGCAACGTTCGGGGAGCGCGGGAACTGGCAGCAGCCTCAAATCTTCGGCGGCACCGTCAGACATCCCGATCTTTCTGCCCTGAACGGAGCGCTCGCAGAAACCGTAAATCAGGCGATCGCCATGAAAGCGGCTGCGCAAAGGTAAACAGAAATATCTGCTTTTATTTACACGCATCCGGGCGTTCGATGCGAAGTGGTCGAAAACTCAAACTATATATGTCATAAAACCATTATGTTCGTGGTTTACGAGAAAGCTTGAGTTTAAGCATTCGGTCAAAGCTTGCGCGACCGTGAATTCGGCGAGTTCGGTTCATCATGGGCGGCTTGATTGCGTCAGCGGGCTGGCGGGGATGAGAGCCCTGACTTCGTTTAAAGAAGTGCAAACCCGCGCTTTTCTCGCCTTGTCCTTCGGTATGGCCGCTTCGCTTCTGGCGCCTTTGCATTGCCGGGGCGAAACGTCTGAAGCGTCTTACTCGTTCAGCATCCCCGCCCAACCGCTTGCCAACGCTCTCCTTGCTTTCAGCAAGACGGCGGGTATCGAAATTTACTACAAGGCGGCCCATGCAGACGGCAGCAGATCCACGGCTGTCGAGGGGGAGTATACGCCTAATGAAGCCATGCGCGTCCTCCTGCGCAACACCGGCTTCGAAGCCGTGCGAACCTCTCCCGGAGCGCTGACCATAAAGCCGCAGGCGACGGCATTGGCGCAAACCAAAGGGCTTTCTGTATACGAACCATATTTCGCCAAGGTCCAGCACCGCATTTCGGAGCTTCTCTGTAACGGCACGGCCACAGCCGCCGCCGAAGAAGCCGTTCGCATCTGGATAGCCCCCACGGGATCTGTCATCCGCGCGGAAAGCCCCGGCAAGGAAACGGAAGAAAAGAAGGGCAAGTTGGCCGAGGCGCTGGTGGGACTCGGCATCGGCGCTCCGCCACGCGGCATGCCGCAGCCAATCAACCTCATCGTATTTTCTGACGTCAGGGCAAGACAACCCTGTACCGGCGGCGACCTGCGAGCGACGCAACGATGACAGCGGGAATGCGCGCATGAGTTCGCTGGAGAGGAGGCGATGAACGACGCCAGCAGGGAAACTCTGCGCCAATTCCTCGTCCTCGACTACGATACGCTGAAGACCATTCTCGCGCGTCGGCTCGGCTCGAAGGAACAGGCGGACGAGGCGTTGCAGGACGCTTGGCTCAGACTTGAGAGCTGCGCTCCCAGCGAGCCGGTCAAGCAACCCCGCGCCTATATTCTGCGTATGGCGCGGAATATTGCGCTCAAGCGTGTTTTGGCCGAGCGCA
This genomic window from Rhodomicrobium lacus contains:
- a CDS encoding YbjN domain-containing protein; protein product: MTTETHIPETKNDRETQTKISGLAPADALFSLTIETLREILQSIGYRVETLTDGQITFLRSATNGLPFDIRPGNSFAGAPDRFADVAFLVLFAVQGTLPLDLVNDWNRSRRFGRLFLDTPAPGQTFLVFCQDLSVAGGITPVHLRSQIEIWDGLVQQFVPWLRAEVAKIAPSVDGVSASTQPRNEA
- a CDS encoding lytic transglycosylase domain-containing protein, with the protein product MATHACGGAIASAAAEPTATETTRATANRPPMNLGAIRRTVSYQTLLTFIERESKSAGLPPEVTEAVMHTESGFNPDVVGRDGEIGLMQVLPSTARMMGFAGTLAELAVPETNIHYGVAYLARAWRLASGDLCTATMKYRAGHGETRFSHLSVAYCLRVRTRLQARGHPVAGAVPIATFGERGNWQQPQIFGGTVRHPDLSALNGALAETVNQAIAMKAAAQR
- a CDS encoding STN domain-containing protein codes for the protein MRALTSFKEVQTRAFLALSFGMAASLLAPLHCRGETSEASYSFSIPAQPLANALLAFSKTAGIEIYYKAAHADGSRSTAVEGEYTPNEAMRVLLRNTGFEAVRTSPGALTIKPQATALAQTKGLSVYEPYFAKVQHRISELLCNGTATAAAEEAVRIWIAPTGSVIRAESPGKETEEKKGKLAEALVGLGIGAPPRGMPQPINLIVFSDVRARQPCTGGDLRATQR